The following coding sequences lie in one Lolium perenne isolate Kyuss_39 chromosome 2, Kyuss_2.0, whole genome shotgun sequence genomic window:
- the LOC127336502 gene encoding probable E3 ubiquitin-protein ligase ATL44 produces MQQQLTTMAARRLLQAPTSSSAPGAPTIANDRDIIVILASLLCALICVLSIGLVARCACSRRLGVGPGNAAAANRGVKKSVLRAIPTVAYVAAVPQTGTGKAAAPDEEAAAPKCAICLAEFEDGEPMRVLPQCGHAFHALCVDKWLRGHSSCPSCRRILAVRLPAGERCQRCGARPDPAAARWKPAPHCGEKPNFLP; encoded by the coding sequence ATGCAGCAGCAGCTAACCACGATGGCGGCGAGGAGGCTGCTGCAGGCGCCCACCTCCTCCTCCGCGCCTGGGGCGCCCACCATCGCCAACGACAGGGACATCATCGTCATCCTCGCCTCGCTCCTCTGCGCGCTCATCTGCGTCCTCAGCATCGGCCTCGTCGCGCGCTGCGCCTGCTCCCGCCGCCTCGGCGTCGGCCCCGGCAACGCCGCAGCCGCCAACAGGGGCGTCAAGAAGTCTGTGCTCCGCGCCATCCCCACCGTCGCctacgtcgccgccgtcccccaGACCGGCACTGGCAAAGCGGCGGCACCGGATGAGGAGGCCGCAGCGCCGAAGTGCGCCATCTGCCTCGCCGAGTTCGAGGACGGCGAGCCCATGCGCGTGCTGCCGCAGTGCGGCCACGCCTTCCACGCCCTCTGCGTCGACAAGTGGCTGCGCGGCCACTCCTCCTGCCCCTCCTGCCGCCGGATACTGGCCGTCCGGCTGCCGGCCGGCGAGCGCTGCCAGCGCTGCGGCGCGCGGCCCGACCCCGCTGCGGCACGCTGGAAGCCCGCTCCCCACTGCGGCGAGAAGCCGAACTTCTTGCCGTAG